The sequence below is a genomic window from Phyllostomus discolor isolate MPI-MPIP mPhyDis1 chromosome 11, mPhyDis1.pri.v3, whole genome shotgun sequence.
GGTTGGCAGACCGTGACCCAGCCACCCAGCCTCCTAGGGAGCTGCCCGGCGGTCAGCGCTCCGGCCTCTCTAGGCGCCTGGGCTGCGTTCGCAGGCCGCGTCCGCGGCgatctccacccagctgcctgtgcCTGCCTGGCGTAACGTTCAGTGTCAGGAGCACGGcttgccacattttaaaaatgagggtgtATGCAGCCGCTAACCAGTTCCAGCAGTAAGTGGAGAACTGAGGAGTTACCTCTAGTGAAGGTTATCTTGTCAGTTGGAGACAGTAAGGCGAATTGGAGGGTGGCCGAGTGCTGGTGTGAACGTTTGGAATCCTCCCGGGGCTTACTGTGGTGCTGCTAGCCTGCTGTGCAGCCATTTCCAGGGTCTGAACTCCGAATGAGTTCAGGGTCTTCGGGTGAGAGCTGGGGAACCTGCGTGCGAATTGGCTACCACAAACCTTGACAGCACAAGGGGTGCCTTCTCCAGAGTGCAGTGTAGGGGGAGGGCTCCAGGCTGAAAAGGCCTAGGAGAGGCGCCTGcaccatggggggtgggggtcgctGAAGCCGCCTGGGCTTCCCTGAAGCCCCCTCACCCGGCAGCGAGAGGGCAGGGCTCTGCCCCGCGCGGCTCAGGAAGGAGAGCGGCCTCGGGCACCGTCTCTGGGCCGCCCGTGGGGTCCGATTCTCCTCGCAACGTCTGCTTAGAAGCACTTGCCTGGTCGTGGTGGCGTGGCCTCCGCCCTTGCCTCCCTCACTGGCTCTACTTGAGAATGCGCTGTGTTTCACGTTCTGCCAGAAAGCCCCTCTCGGCACAACAGCACTGTCCTCGGGTGTCACGGAGGTTCAGGAGGAAAGGGACCCAGGGCCCGGGCACCCGTGCAggccctcccttcccatctgaaGCTGTGTCGGCGGCACCCTCGACTAACAGGAGACTGAGCTCTGAAGTGTCTGTGATTTGATTGATCCCACTGATAACTTCTCTGCGTTTCATTTTCTGTGTTGTCCCTCCCTAACCCCGCGGCCTCCGCGCCCTGACGGgcctgctctcctctcctctcctctcctcagcGCTGTCTCAGCTTGGCTCTGCCGAGAACAGACCTGCGCAAGGCCTCCCCCAGCAGAGACTCCAGCTCTCCCCTGccttgcagcagcagcagcggcagcagatCCAAGTAATCCCGCCACTTTGCTCTGATTGCACTTAACCATCCTGGCTCCCCGAGCGCCTCAGGACGCCTTAGTTCCGTCCCACTGCCTGGGAGACTGGGTAGGGACCAGTGCATGGCTCAGGGAGCTTCGTCTGAAGGCCTGACGTTCTGGCCAGTCGGTCTGGAGCACGGAGTAGGTTTCACACCGCAGCCACTCTCCTGCGGATTGAAAACCTCCCGTGAGTGCCGGCGGCTCGCTGACGTCCACTCTCACGGCTGCAGCGGGCCGGGAAGCAGACAGGCGCCCGTGGTTAGCGTGCCCCGCAGGACGAGGCAGGTGGGCCCGTGCTGCCAGCAGGCGTCCTGCCCGTCAGAGGAAGGCGTGGCTGCGTTACCCTGCGCAGCGGGCGTGAGGGGCCGCCCTGTGCAGGGAGGTGCTGTGTTGCTAGGACCGTCCCGAGAGCACGGGGACGGAAGCCGCCGAGTTACGCAGTGCAGACTGGCAGGGCACAGTGACAGACCGACTCGGTGGGCCCCGGGGCCCGTGGGACTGCAGTCCGACCCCTTTGTGACCTCGGTGCTTCCTCCCTCCGGTCTGCAGTCTCCAGCGCTCGCAGGGACAGCCCCCCTGACTGCTGCCGCGTGTGACGCCACGTTTCCCTCCCTTTGCAGCAGCTGCGGTTCTTGCAGCACCAGATGGccatggcggcggcggcggcacagACGGCCCAGCTGCGGCGGCACCGGCACACAGGCAGCCAGTCAAAAAGTAAGGTGAAGAGAGGCGCACCAGCCACTCCGAAATTCTGAGTCCggcatcctttttcctttttcaataaCGTAAGAGCGATGAGTCAAGAGGATTCTgagtttctacttcttttttgtttaaaatgtgtcAGTATTTTACACTGCTAGGTGTACAAACTTTGTACAGAAGCGCAAccctatgatttttaaataaaaacagggaGATGCTTTAACCATTGGGGCTGGTTTGcttaagtccttgcttttcacagCGGTGTCACGGTACACGACATGGAGGTGGCCCAAGAAATCCTGGAAATGTCTTAGGAACACAGtttgatatttattgagtataaAAGGCTTGTGCACAGTGCAACAAATACAGTTTTTACAAATCTGGTTTGGAAATGTGGTGGTTTACTTGGGCTTCATACTCTTGAAGACTTCGTCCATCAGCTTCTTCACCTCCCTGTGTCTGGTGACCGCCCGGCTCACGCAGTCCTGCAGCTTGGCCCCGGTCAGCCCACCGCCCCCTGCGGAGGGAAGGGCCTGGGTCACGCGTGGCTGCAGACCGAGGACCGCGGCTGTGGGCGCCAGGGGCAGTCTTGGGGTCGCAGGTCAGCTCCCACGAGACTGCTCGTGGTTCTGGCGCCCACGGCCGCATAACAGCAGCAGGGACTCGGGGCAGCAGACCGTCGCCCCAAGCCTGCTGCACCAGGGAGGCAGTGAGAGGCCCCCCCGTCCCCTtccgccgcccccgcccgccaACCCAGAGCTCCCACGGTCGGGGCTGAACCGGGGCCGTGCCTGGCTTGTGGAGGCAGCAGAGCCTGCCCGCCTCGTCCATGACCACCGTCAGGGCTCCGGCCGCCAGGCGCTCCTCCTCCCCGGTGGGGTCCACAAGGAGCAGGGTGCTGGGGAAAGAGCGTCGGGGCGAGGTCACCGACCCGCGGGACCTTGGGTTCTAGAGGCGTACTGAACACACGGCTCTTGTACCCGCAACTTACTCATCAAACACCGCAAAGGAAGTAGCAACCGGGTGAGTTCTGATGTTCAGGtgacttttcttctttaagtTAACTTCTGCTAAAGCCGTTTCTTCGTTTATAGTGACTTCCGGTAGCTGCACTGGAAACAGGCCGTAGGTGAAGCAAGGtctgccctccagcctccagcgGGAGCGACAAACACTGCTTTCTGACCTCGCTGGTCTCCTGCGGCCGGTCCCCGAGTGCTCGGGACGTTAAGATAAACACAATGTGTGCATAGTTTACAAACACAGAAAGGCAGCATAAGCTAAACCATAACAAAAACCTGCGGTGTTCAAGCAGCTTAACAAAACAAAGGACAGGCAGGAACAGTGCCCCTCGCTGCTGGAGCTTACCATTCCTCAAAGCTGCTAACAACGCGAACGTACAGGCGTCCAAGATGTTCCCGTCACAGTCGAGGCAGATGAGGTCGCAGTAGAGGACCCACGCGAGCTGCAACGGTCGACAGCGTGTCGGACAGTGAGATGGGCAGGGCCACCTCCGGGCTCAGAGGCCCACACGACCCGGCACCTTCTGGGCCCGGTCACCGCCGGCGTCTGCCCACCACGCCGACAGCGGCGGCCAGCATTTGCATCCCCGCGGCTGAGTTCACAGGTGAGGACAGTGCTCCCGAAAGCCCACGGGCGGGCCAGACACACTTTCCCGAGGCACCCGTAACGCGTGCAACGTCCAGGCCGGACAGCGCTGAGCGGTAGGTGTGGGTGTGGTCAAGCAGGGAAGCCTGCGGGGTCCGGGCGACCGAGGGCCCCGTGTCCACACGGACTCGGGGTGCACGGTGCGGGCGCACCTCAGACACGCTAGCGGATGAGATGCGGCCGtgctacagagagagagagagagagcccttctCCAGGGAAGTGCGGGGAAGAGGACTCCGCTTGAGGGGCTCCCAGTCTGGCAGCAGCAGCCCCGAGACCGTCATCTCGCGCACACCGCCCAGCTGGCGGCGGCAGGCTGGGGCCCACTGCCAGACGCCGTGGGGAGGGCCGCCAACCCCCGTCTCCTCCCCACGGGGGACACTGCGGAATTCTGGAAGGACTGCGGCTGCCTGACTCGGCTCACCTTCCCCGGAGAGATGCACAGGTCCTCCTTCCGGATCATCTGTGAACTGGGTGTAACGACAACACCGTGAGCGGAGGGTCAAAACCGCCCGGGCAGGATCCGCGGCCGGGCCTCGTCCCCGGGGTCTTACTTTTCAATGACGTCTGCCACGAACTGGCTGGCCACCTGGGCCTCCTCCCCGGGGGGTCCCGACCGGAACCTCGACGAGCACAGAGGCGGCAGGTCCACGTTGGGAACTGAAAGACACACGCTGCcgctggggggggggtgcgctGAGCACCCCGACTCCTCAGCACGCGAGGAAGGCCGACAACAGCGCTTACTCGAGACTCCTGCCTCCTCGGGTTCCCTAGACCCCTTTCCAAGTACCTCCTCCCCTGCCGCAGAGGCAGCCCCCAGTCGGGCCCGCCCTTCTGCGTTTCAGACACGCTGGTTCCCACCACTCAACACAGACAGTCCGGGTCAAAAAGCCCTGAAAGCGGCACGCCGGTACCGATGACGAGTGGAAACAGAAAAGTTTGCAATTACAGCCCTTGGTCTAGGAGATTCTATTTTCTCCGCTGATGACATCCGAATGCATGAAAAAACATGGAtccaaaaactaaacaaaatgctCTATTTTGCTATTAAGCTATTTTCTAAAACTTCAGGAATGTCTCTCATCCCTGTATATTTGTGATTACTATGAGTAATTTCCTTTAACTCAACTACTAGGACTTAGCTACAGCATCTGtattaaaattacaaaaccacaccctggctggcgtagctcagtggatcgagcgcgggctgcgaaccagtgtcgcaggttccattcccactcagggcacatgcctgggttgcagaccatgacccccagcaaccccacattgatgtttctctctctttctcctttccctcgctaaaaataaataaaatctttttaaaaattacaaaaccatGTAACTTACCAACATATCCCTTGTTGGGGGCATCTGGAGGTGGGGTGGCAAATTCCTGTGGGAGCAAATGGGTGTCGACTGTGGGGCCCTGCCAGGCCGTGCAAGCTGGTGGCCATGGGTGACTGCCGTGCCCAGGCACCTGTGTCAGGGGCGCTCCGGGCTTGACCACCAGCCCACATGGGCTTTGCAGGTGGCGCGGTGGGCACAGCACCATCCTTGGGCGCTCCTTATCAGGTGCCTGTGGCTCTTACAAAGGTGACCTGGGCGTCTGCTCCACCCACTCGGGAGCCTGGAACTTGAATGTGAACCCCCAGGCGACACACTCAGGTTTAGGAGTTGATGGTCAGCGACCCAGAGGCTGAGCTAAAGCTCTGGAACCCCCTGGTTCCAAGGTCAGGCCCTCACTCTCTGGCTGAGGCTTTGGGTAGGGCACCTGACCTCTTCCCACTCACCCTTCTCACCTGCAACCCGGGCGTTCAGGAGGCCCGTGTCAAGGGACTGCTAACAAGGTCCAAGTGAGAATGCTCGGAGTCCCGAACACAGAACTCGGGCACTGGGCGCTCCAGTCTGGTGTGAGGTGTCACCCCAGCTGCACCCGGAGgacaggggctgaggggagggagcagagcgCTGGGCGACCAGAGCGCAGGCCCTGTGGGCAGGCCCATGCTCTCCACAGGAGCCCCGAGCTCCTGCACCAGCCACAGAGCCTCCCGGATCCCTGGCCAGAGGCGTGAGCCTCAGGTGGCTGTTCTGAGGGCGAAAGCGACTGAGCGTGTGCAGCACCTGACCGCAGGTGCCTGCAACATGACAGGTGCGCAGTGCACGGCGGCCGCTGCTCCCTCGAGGGCTAACCTGGAGCAGCCCCAGCCAGACACACCTGCACAGACCCACAGGTTAAATGCCCTCACTGGGTAAAAGGATGTCACCCAAAACTcgtcatttcttaaaaaaattaaaggtggTGCCAATATGGGAAATTACGTCTTTACTGCATTTGACaaatattcataaattataaTCAAGTCATTAAACTTGGGTCACGTTATCTAATTCTCAAAGATGAAAGCTCTAGGCAAGGCGTCCGACCTTCcagcgtctctgggccacatgttaaacacacacacactagcgaAAACGGATGAGCAAAACCAAGGTTGTTAGTAGATTGACAATTTTGTGTCGGGCTGccttcacagccaccctgggctgcacacAGCCGTGGGCACCCTGCAGGGGAGTGGGAAGTGCTACAAGCTCCCTCCCCGGCCACAGTTGCTAGCGTGTGTGCCAGCCCAGTGAGCACACGCAGCTGCTCAGCAACTCCCGTCTCAGTAGCACACACGTGACACCTACCGCTTTAACACCACAGATCACGGCCGTGTTTCCCAGCTTCACTAAAGCAGAACCATCCGCGGTGCTAATGGAACCTGAAAAGGTAAGTCTTTAAGCAAAACGGAAAGGCAAGTAAGAAGTGATTTGCTTTCTACTAGGATTTCATATTGCTACATACAGGCAGATGCGGATGAAATTTACTACCAGCTCACGCCTTTTTAAAGTGGCATCGTATTTGAGAGTTACTCTCCTGCCCCCAAATGTGAGTTAATCACTTTTCATTCAGTCACAGCACTGCACAGACAACAATCTCGACACAAAGCCACCGGAATTCCTTAAACATGGCAGAACGTGGCCAAACTGCTGTGCGAGTGGCTCAGAGGCCAAGGCTTGGGGCCTGCGGTGCGGGCAAAACTGGGAAACCCCGTGTTTGCAATGGGGGTTTAGTAAGGGTGCGGCTAAGAAATCCATGTCTTGGGGGtttggaaggaagaggagaaaactcTGTAGGaaccttaaatttttaaataaagagcaaATCAATGGAAGGAatagtgagtttttaaaatttttataaagaaaggtTCTGGACTAGTGTTAAAAAACAAGAGACATTCTATTTCGGACACAGAAGCAAGGTCAACGCTCTACAGCAGACGGAGGGCAGCCTCACCCACGTTGACGGTCGTGGCTCGGAACTCGCCCAGCTCCCTCCCGTCCGGCCGGCAGTTCTCCTTCTACAGAAACACGCGCGAAGGGAGGTTACACCCACACGGATGTTGCACGGAGAGCCAGGGAAAGCACGTTAAACCCCACTAATTGAAATCCCTTGAATTTTTAAGGTATCAGTGACATTTTAACATTAGTCTCAGGTGCACAAGGTAATAACGCTCGGGATTTGCACATGCGCCAACTGTCTCTACGAGCGCGACGCCGTTATCACCAGGCGTGACGCCTCTACTCACCAAAAACCTCCTGTAATACTCCAGAGGCTCCACCGTTCTGCAACGTGTCAAAGATACGCCTGCGTGAGTGAACGGCTCTCCCACAAACCCAGGACCGACTTCCATAAACCCCCCCACCGCGCAATGCCACGGGAACGAATCTAGTAACGACAGCAGACGGGAGCAGCTCGGCCTCCCAGGAGCGCGGGGCGGAGCCCCAAGCCGGGGCGCGACTCCGCGGGGTGAAGGCGGACGTCGGACCACCTCGCGCTGAAGCTCGGATTCTGAACTCACGAGCGTGGGAAAAAGTCCCGCCTTTGTTGCCACTGCCCTGGGGCTGACATTCAACAAGTGCTCGGTTATGACCGCGGGAGCTCGTACAGCACCCTCCCACACACTCGGGGGTTTACACGAAGAGAGCACCGCCCCGGTGTACCGGGTCTCCTCTGGAGCCCTGCTCGTCCCCTTAGAAACTCGCTCCGAGGAGACCCTGCACGCTTCACCAGAGCCGCACCGGAAAGGCCGACGTGAACACCTTCCGAACTCGGCAGCGTCCACGCAAACAAGTCACGGGAGAGCGAGGACCGAGGGGCACGCGGCTCGCACCGAACGCCGTTTAAAAACACGCCACCGAGTCCGCTGGGGCCGCGCGCTCGCGGCGGGCGCCCGCCCTGCAcccggccctcccagccccccgtCTCCCGCCGGGAAGAAGCCCCCGCTGCTCCCCACGACCGCCTCCAGGCCCTCCCGCCCGCCGCCTGCTCccgcggggtggggaggggccgtgggagcctgggggcggggcgctccCGGGGAGAAAACCCCAGCCGAGGGTTAGAGGAACCCGCCACCCGCCAGGGCACGAACTCGCGCGCCGCAGCCTCCGGCGCTCACTTGAACCCGGCCGCCATCTTCCCGCGCGCGCGCCTGCGCCTGCGCGGGGGCGGCACCGCGCCTGCGCCTGCGCCTGCGCCTGCGCCTGCACTTGCGCCCGCGCCGGGGCGACACCGCTCTGGCGGGCCGGGTGCCGGCTCCGCCTTCTTGCTGTCGGCGGGGACGCCGGGGTCCTCCTCCCGCTTCGGGAGGCTCACCACTCCCGGGAGCTTGGACGCTGGGCCCCGACACGTCTTCGTTTC
It includes:
- the EXOSC8 gene encoding exosome complex component RRP43 isoform X2, with product MAAGFKTVEPLEYYRRFLKENCRPDGRELGEFRATTVNVGSISTADGSALVKLGNTAVICGVKAEFATPPPDAPNKGYVVPNVDLPPLCSSRFRSGPPGEEAQVASQFVADVIENSQMIRKEDLCISPGKLAWVLYCDLICLDCDGNILDACTFALLAALRNVQLPEVTINEETALAEVNLKKKSHLNIRTHPVATSFAVFDEGRWADRGQAAGLREPGGHQTQGGEEADGRSLQEYEAQVNHHISKPDL
- the EXOSC8 gene encoding exosome complex component RRP43 isoform X1, encoding MAAGFKTVEPLEYYRRFLKENCRPDGRELGEFRATTVNVGSISTADGSALVKLGNTAVICGVKAEFATPPPDAPNKGYVVPNVDLPPLCSSRFRSGPPGEEAQVASQFVADVIENSQMIRKEDLCISPGKLAWVLYCDLICLDCDGNILDACTFALLAALRNVQLPEVTINEETALAEVNLKKKSHLNIRTHPVATSFAVFDDTLLLVDPTGEEERLAAGALTVVMDEAGRLCCLHKPGGGGLTGAKLQDCVSRAVTRHREVKKLMDEVFKSMKPK